A region from the uncultured Draconibacterium sp. genome encodes:
- a CDS encoding TonB-dependent receptor codes for MRNFIVLSILIFLFPAIGNTQMHYATNDTIQINEVVVTGTQVQVNRNSVPMAVTVVNRQQIEESDESALLPILNGRVPGLFVTERGVTGFGVAAGSAGQISIRGIGGSPTTGVLMLIDGHPQFMGIMGHPLPDSYVASDVERVEVIRGPASILYGSNAMGGVINIITKKQATEGFNGNARLTYGSYNTQKYMGSVGYKKDKFSVFISGNHDQTDGHRSHSDFKITNGYLKLGYQISDHFEAEADFSVAAFDASDPGPDTLNASPGETIDIMRGYCAFSLQNSFDKASGALKFFYNFGEHEISDGFHSNDHNFGINLYESFQLIEGNNLTAGIDLMNYGGKAKNIFAMGGQGLTFADTSITEIGTYLFSQQKIGSSLIINAGLRFHHHSEYGAVWIPSVGFANSFSPLTTWKGTISKGFRSPTMRELFMWGPNPNLDPEIVWNYETGIMQTFFEGTMRAELTAFLVKGDNLIVNTGQPNGYQNTGEVSNKGLELSIDAKPVNDLAINATYTYTNMKKPVYATPEHHLFLNANYRLKKLLFNANIQYVSGLDNDPTAVSNTENYALLNAKINYNLSRNIKLYISGDNLLSTSYEVNRYYTMPEITVFGGINFLF; via the coding sequence ATGCGGAATTTTATCGTTCTTTCCATTCTAATATTTCTATTTCCAGCTATAGGCAACACACAAATGCACTATGCCACCAACGACACCATTCAAATAAACGAGGTAGTGGTTACGGGCACCCAGGTACAGGTAAACCGAAATAGTGTACCAATGGCTGTAACGGTTGTAAACCGTCAACAAATTGAAGAAAGTGATGAGTCGGCACTGCTGCCAATATTAAATGGCCGGGTACCGGGATTGTTTGTAACCGAACGAGGCGTAACCGGTTTTGGCGTTGCTGCCGGTTCTGCTGGGCAGATTTCAATAAGAGGTATTGGAGGGAGCCCAACCACGGGTGTTTTAATGCTTATTGACGGACACCCTCAGTTTATGGGAATAATGGGACATCCGCTGCCTGATTCATACGTTGCCAGCGATGTTGAACGCGTTGAAGTTATTAGAGGGCCGGCTTCCATTTTATATGGTTCCAATGCCATGGGAGGGGTTATTAACATCATTACAAAAAAGCAGGCGACAGAAGGTTTTAACGGCAATGCCCGCCTGACCTACGGATCGTACAATACCCAGAAATATATGGGATCGGTAGGATATAAAAAAGATAAGTTCAGTGTTTTTATTTCCGGTAATCACGACCAAACTGATGGTCACCGATCTCATTCTGATTTTAAAATTACCAATGGCTATCTGAAATTAGGCTACCAAATCAGCGATCATTTTGAAGCCGAAGCTGATTTTAGCGTGGCTGCATTTGACGCATCTGACCCGGGGCCCGACACACTGAACGCTTCGCCCGGTGAAACCATTGATATAATGCGTGGCTACTGCGCGTTTTCGTTACAAAATTCATTTGATAAAGCATCAGGAGCACTGAAATTCTTTTACAATTTTGGTGAGCATGAAATAAGCGATGGCTTTCATTCAAACGACCACAACTTTGGCATTAACCTTTACGAATCGTTTCAATTGATTGAAGGAAACAATCTTACCGCAGGAATCGACCTGATGAATTACGGAGGTAAAGCCAAAAATATATTTGCAATGGGCGGCCAGGGATTGACTTTTGCCGATACCTCAATTACGGAAATTGGAACCTATTTGTTTTCACAACAAAAAATTGGATCTAGTCTGATTATTAATGCGGGGTTACGATTCCACCACCACAGCGAATACGGCGCTGTATGGATTCCTTCAGTAGGTTTCGCCAATTCATTTTCGCCCTTAACTACATGGAAAGGAACCATCTCAAAGGGCTTTAGAAGCCCTACAATGCGCGAACTGTTTATGTGGGGGCCAAACCCCAACCTCGATCCTGAAATTGTTTGGAATTACGAGACAGGCATTATGCAAACTTTTTTTGAGGGAACGATGCGTGCTGAACTTACTGCCTTTTTGGTGAAAGGCGATAACCTGATCGTTAATACAGGTCAGCCAAACGGTTATCAAAATACCGGGGAGGTTTCGAATAAAGGTTTGGAACTTTCCATAGATGCTAAACCGGTTAACGATCTTGCCATAAATGCTACATACACCTACACGAATATGAAAAAACCGGTGTATGCCACACCTGAACACCATTTGTTTTTAAATGCAAATTACCGGTTAAAAAAGTTACTATTTAATGCTAATATTCAATATGTTTCGGGATTAGACAACGACCCAACAGCAGTTTCAAACACTGAAAACTATGCGCTGCTAAATGCAAAAATAAACTACAATTTGTCAAGAAATATAAAATTATATATAAGCGGCGACAATTTGTTAAGCACCAGCTATGAGGTTAACCGCTATTATACAATGCCTGAAATAACAGTGTTTGGAGGAATAAACTTTCTATTTTAA
- the nikR gene encoding nickel-responsive transcriptional regulator NikR, producing MAVSRFGVSLDEDLLKALDNYVSENAFSNRSQAIRHLIEKNMVEEKWKCDNIVAGAVVLVFDHSKKEIIKKSAAIQYAHKTHILSSQSFFLNEINLMEIIAVKGPSRILTEISDQLISIKGIQHGKLVMSKAE from the coding sequence ATGGCTGTTTCAAGGTTTGGAGTTTCACTGGATGAAGACTTATTAAAAGCACTTGACAATTATGTTTCTGAAAATGCCTTTTCCAACCGTTCGCAGGCTATTCGTCACCTTATCGAAAAAAACATGGTGGAAGAAAAGTGGAAATGCGATAACATTGTTGCCGGGGCAGTTGTATTGGTTTTCGATCATTCAAAAAAAGAAATCATAAAAAAATCGGCAGCTATTCAGTACGCACACAAAACACACATTCTTTCGTCGCAAAGTTTCTTTTTAAACGAAATTAATTTAATGGAAATTATAGCAGTAAAAGGGCCTTCGCGCATACTCACCGAAATTTCCGATCAGTTAATCAGTATTAAAGGAATACAACACGGCAAATTGGTAATGAGCAAAGCAGAATAA